The window GAATCGGGATATCGTCGGATTGGGGCCGCTCGAGCCGATCATGCGCGACCCGGAGAACGAGGACATTCACGTGATCGGCCCCAACGAGTGTTACGTCGATCACGGCGTGTTCGGGATGGTCGAGACGTCGGTCGACTTCGGGACGCGAGAGGCGTTCGACCGCTGGCTCTCGAACATGGGCGAGCGGATCGGCAACCCGATGACCGACGCGGAGCCGATCGTCGACTCGACGCTGCCCGACGGCTCGCGTCTGAACGTGATCTACAGCGACGACGTGAGCGTGAAAGGGCCCAGCCTCACGATCCGTCAGGGCGACGAGGTCCCGCTTTCAGTGACTCAGATTACGAACTGGGGGACGCTCTCGCCCGAACTGGCCGCGTACCTCTGGCTCTGTCTCGAGAACGAGCAGACCGTGTTCGTCGTCGGGGAGACGGCGTCGGGGAAGACGACGACGCTGAACTCCATCATGTCCTTCATCCCGCGGGACTCGAAGATCTACACCGCGGAGGACACCGCCGAGGTGCTGCCGCCCCACGATACGTGGCAACAACTCCTCACTCGAGAGAGCCAGAGCGAGGACAGCGTCGACGTCGACATGTTCAAACTGGTCGAGGCCGCGCTGCGTTCCCGCCCCGAATACATCGTCGTGGGTGAGGTTCGTGGTGAGGAGGGTCGCATGGCGTTCCAGGCGGCCCAGACCGGCCACCCGGTCATGCTGACCTTCCACGCGAGCGACATCGTCTCGATGATCCAGCGCTTTACCGGGGACCCGATCAACGTCCCCGAGACGTTCATGGACAACGCCGACGTGGCGCTGTTCCAGAACCGCGTCAAGCAGGGCGACGACGTCCTGCGTCGCGTCACGTCGGTCCAGGAGATCGAGGGCTACTCCGAGCAGATGGACGGGGTCGTCACCCGCCAGGTGTTCTACTGGGACCCCGTCGAGGACGAGATCGTCTTCCAGGGGATGAACAACTCCTACGTGCTCGAGGACCAGATCGCGACGCTGCTCGGCTACGCGGAGACGCGGGACATCTACGACGACCTGCGATTCCGCGCCGACATCATCGAGCGGATGATCCAGGAGAACATCCTCGAGTACCACGAGGTGAACTCGGCGATCGAGTCGTTCCAGCGCGACGGCGTCGAAGGGCTGCCGTTCCACATCACGCGGCCGGACTAACGGTGCGACCGCGACTGACGAACCGACTACCAGCACCGACGGCGATACCTAAATGCTAAGACAATTCACGAGAGATGAGAGCGTATGACTGAGGACGTCGTCGCCGATTTCACGGGGCGGTTCTTTTTCAATCGCGGCGGTTCGGGGGATGGGACGCCGTTTAACGGACGGATTATCACGACCGAAAAGCGAGTCGTGCTCGTGACCGAGGACGATAAGAAGACGATTCCGCTCTCGCGGGTCATCGACGTCAACGTCGGCTCCGTCCCGAGTCACGTCAGGCAGTTCTTCGACGACACGGTGACGATCGGCTACAAGACCGACGAGGGGACCCGCAGCGCGGTCATCGAGAGCCGCGGCGAGTCGGTCGAGGAGTTCGTCTCGCTGCTGTTTCGCTGTCTGCTGGACGGCCGCAAAGCCGCCGTTCGCCATCCGGCCCGCGTCGGCGGCCGCGTCAAGGACACCTCGGTCGTCCCGGGACGGATCGGCATCGACGACCGCCGGATCACGGTCCGCTCGAAGGCCGGTACCTTCAGCTTCGACGTCGAGACCGTCATGGAGATCGACCGAACCAACAAGATCGGCGAGAGCGACGACCGCGTGACGCTGGTCGTCAAACACATCGATCGCGAGTCCGGACTGACCCAGACGTCGCTGATCGCCCCCTCGAAGAGCCAGTACGTGAACCTGCTCGCCCGGTTCCTGCGCCTCGAGTTCGACGAACTTCGCGAGGAGGTCGCGGACCTCGAGCTCTCGAACCCCGAAAAGCGGGTGCTGGTCGGGATCCACGCGACCGGCGGCGACATCGACTTCACCAACATGTTAGACGGCGATCCGACCTACGTGACGAACGTCCTCAACTCGGTCCAGCGGAAGGGACTGATCGTCGAGAACGGCGGCGATATGTCGCTGACGACGAAAGGACGGATCATCGTCAGCGAGCGGATCGAGGACGTCAACGCGGGCGGGACGCTCGATCAACTCGATCGGTAGAAGCGCGGTTCGGATCGACCGCAGCGAGGGGAATCACGACAAAGCGAACGGCGAAGCCGCGAGCGATCCGACGGAGGAAAAGTCCGGCGAGCTTACCGGTCGAACAGTTCGTCCGGATCGATGCGCGTGTTCTGGGAGTTCTCGACGAGTAAGTCGGCGAGCGCCTGCTCGAGTTCGTCCCGTCGCGGCAGGGCGAGCATCTGGCAGGTAAACACCTGGTCGCTGTCGGTCTGGATGCTCGAGTCGAGCATGAACGCGTGATCGTCGGTTTCGGCGATTTTCGAGGTGATCGGGCTCATGATCGACGAACCGGTGTCGGCGACGAACTCCGGGGGCTGGTGCTTGATCTCGGCGTCTAAGACGTTCGCCCAGCCGTCGATGAAGCCGCTGGTCATGATGTTGCCCAGTTCCTTCAGCGCCTCCTGTTCCATG is drawn from Halopiger aswanensis and contains these coding sequences:
- a CDS encoding type II/IV secretion system ATPase subunit; translated protein: MTEMGTPKPSDELQEIAARRPHLREHLKKFRQITGEFPMLIDEPTAEHEVAHPNVLYPVGGPIYSHVYGDVGTKMQYFAVEPTLSEEEQEVFESVKDSLLRRSATKKAPEKDAEYDDRIEELLQETTHIKGEETDNLLEELKVRFHPGIEEVPQETYENIRYRLNRDIVGLGPLEPIMRDPENEDIHVIGPNECYVDHGVFGMVETSVDFGTREAFDRWLSNMGERIGNPMTDAEPIVDSTLPDGSRLNVIYSDDVSVKGPSLTIRQGDEVPLSVTQITNWGTLSPELAAYLWLCLENEQTVFVVGETASGKTTTLNSIMSFIPRDSKIYTAEDTAEVLPPHDTWQQLLTRESQSEDSVDVDMFKLVEAALRSRPEYIVVGEVRGEEGRMAFQAAQTGHPVMLTFHASDIVSMIQRFTGDPINVPETFMDNADVALFQNRVKQGDDVLRRVTSVQEIEGYSEQMDGVVTRQVFYWDPVEDEIVFQGMNNSYVLEDQIATLLGYAETRDIYDDLRFRADIIERMIQENILEYHEVNSAIESFQRDGVEGLPFHITRPD
- a CDS encoding CheF family chemotaxis protein, with the protein product MTEDVVADFTGRFFFNRGGSGDGTPFNGRIITTEKRVVLVTEDDKKTIPLSRVIDVNVGSVPSHVRQFFDDTVTIGYKTDEGTRSAVIESRGESVEEFVSLLFRCLLDGRKAAVRHPARVGGRVKDTSVVPGRIGIDDRRITVRSKAGTFSFDVETVMEIDRTNKIGESDDRVTLVVKHIDRESGLTQTSLIAPSKSQYVNLLARFLRLEFDELREEVADLELSNPEKRVLVGIHATGGDIDFTNMLDGDPTYVTNVLNSVQRKGLIVENGGDMSLTTKGRIIVSERIEDVNAGGTLDQLDR